A region from the Paraburkholderia youngii genome encodes:
- the murJ gene encoding murein biosynthesis integral membrane protein MurJ, protein MNLFRALLTVSGFTLLSRVTGLARETLIARAFGASQYTDAFYVAFRIPNLLRRISAEGAFSQAFVPILAEFKNQQGHDATKALVDATSTVLAWALAVLSVIGVVGASGVVFVVASGLAREGHAYQLAVTMTRIMFPYIIFISLTSLASGVLNTYRNFSLPAFAPVLLNVSFIVSALFLAPRLQTPVYALAWAVIIGGVLQFAVQLPGLKKIDMVPRIGLNPLHALAHRGVKRVLAKMVPAMFAVSVAQISLIINTNIASHIGPGAVSWINYADRLMEFPTALLGVALGTILLPSLSKAHVDADSHEYSSLLDWGLRVTFLLAAPSAIALFFFAQPLTAVLFNYGKFDGTAVVMVSRALAAYGVGLVGLILIKILAPGFYAKQDIKTPVKIGIGVLVVTQLCNYAFVPVFAHAGLTLSVGLGACVNALLLFIGLRKRGIYTPSSGWLKFFVQLLGACLVLAGVMRWLAISFDWVGMHTQPVSRMVLLGACLVLFAALYFGMLWLMGFKYAYFKRRVK, encoded by the coding sequence ATGAATCTATTCCGAGCCCTGCTGACGGTCAGCGGCTTCACGCTGCTGTCGCGCGTGACCGGACTGGCCCGTGAAACCCTGATCGCCCGTGCGTTCGGCGCCAGTCAATACACCGACGCTTTTTACGTCGCCTTTCGCATTCCGAACCTGCTGCGCCGCATTTCCGCCGAAGGCGCGTTCTCGCAGGCCTTCGTGCCGATCCTCGCCGAGTTCAAGAACCAGCAAGGCCACGACGCCACCAAGGCGCTCGTCGACGCGACCTCGACCGTGCTCGCGTGGGCGCTCGCCGTGCTATCGGTGATCGGCGTGGTCGGCGCGTCGGGCGTCGTGTTCGTCGTCGCTTCGGGCCTTGCGCGCGAGGGCCACGCATACCAGCTCGCGGTCACGATGACGCGCATCATGTTCCCGTACATCATTTTCATTTCGCTGACGTCGCTGGCGTCGGGCGTGCTGAATACGTACCGGAACTTTTCGTTGCCCGCATTCGCGCCGGTACTGTTGAACGTTTCGTTCATCGTCTCTGCGCTGTTTCTCGCGCCGCGCCTGCAAACGCCGGTCTATGCGCTCGCGTGGGCGGTGATCATCGGCGGCGTGCTGCAATTCGCGGTGCAACTGCCGGGCCTCAAGAAGATCGACATGGTGCCGCGCATCGGCCTGAACCCGCTGCACGCGCTCGCGCATCGCGGCGTAAAACGGGTGCTCGCGAAGATGGTGCCGGCGATGTTCGCGGTGTCGGTCGCGCAGATCAGCCTGATCATCAACACCAACATCGCGTCGCACATCGGCCCCGGCGCGGTGTCGTGGATCAACTACGCCGACCGGCTGATGGAGTTTCCGACCGCGCTGCTCGGCGTCGCGCTGGGCACGATCCTGCTGCCGAGCCTGTCGAAGGCGCATGTCGATGCCGATTCGCACGAGTATTCGTCGCTGCTCGACTGGGGGCTGCGCGTGACGTTCCTGCTCGCCGCACCAAGCGCGATCGCGCTGTTTTTTTTCGCCCAGCCGCTGACAGCGGTGCTGTTCAACTACGGCAAGTTCGACGGCACCGCGGTCGTGATGGTGAGCCGCGCGCTCGCCGCTTACGGCGTCGGCCTGGTCGGCCTGATCCTGATCAAGATCCTCGCGCCGGGCTTCTACGCGAAGCAGGACATCAAGACGCCGGTGAAGATCGGCATCGGCGTGCTGGTCGTCACGCAGCTGTGCAATTACGCGTTCGTGCCGGTGTTCGCGCATGCGGGTCTCACGCTGAGCGTCGGGCTCGGCGCTTGCGTGAATGCGTTGCTGCTGTTCATCGGTCTGCGCAAACGCGGCATCTATACGCCGTCGAGCGGCTGGCTCAAGTTTTTCGTGCAGCTGCTCGGCGCGTGCCTCGTGCTTGCCGGCGTGATGCGCTGGCTTGCGATCAGCTTCGACTGGGTCGGCATGCATACCCAGCCGGTCAGCCGGATGGTATTGCTCGGTGCGTGTCTCGTGCTGTTCGCCGCGCTATATTTCGGTATGCTTTGGCTGATGGGCTTCAAGTACGCGTATTTCAAAAGGCGAGTGAAGTGA
- a CDS encoding SirB1 family protein: MSRVLDYFSTLVAEDESLPLTETALSLAQDAYPDLDLQSVLAEIDELVLRLRRRMPDDADIRQKVGILNRFFFRELGFASNLNDYYDPDNSHLNVVLKRRRGIPISLAVLYLEMAEQFGVPVRGVSFPGHFLLRVTTPDGDVMLDPTTGHSLSEAQMVEMLEPYVASAGDSVGRALRMLLQPATRREIVARMLRNLKAIYLQTERWQRLLAVQQRLVILLPDNIEEVRDRGFAYARLDYLRPALEDLESYLGDRPDAEDATVVESQLHELRQRTRHDGGE, from the coding sequence ATGTCGCGGGTTCTCGATTATTTCAGTACGCTCGTCGCCGAAGACGAGAGCCTGCCGCTGACCGAGACGGCGCTCTCGCTGGCGCAGGACGCCTATCCTGACCTCGATCTGCAGTCGGTGCTCGCCGAGATCGACGAGCTGGTGCTGCGGCTGCGCCGCCGCATGCCAGACGACGCCGACATCCGTCAGAAGGTTGGCATCCTCAATCGGTTCTTTTTCCGTGAACTCGGTTTCGCGAGCAATCTGAACGATTACTACGACCCCGACAACAGTCATCTGAACGTCGTACTCAAACGTCGCCGCGGCATCCCGATTTCACTCGCGGTGCTCTATCTGGAGATGGCCGAGCAATTCGGCGTTCCGGTGCGCGGGGTGTCGTTTCCGGGCCACTTCCTGCTGCGCGTGACGACGCCCGACGGCGACGTGATGCTCGATCCCACCACCGGTCATTCGCTGTCCGAAGCGCAGATGGTCGAGATGCTCGAACCGTACGTCGCGTCGGCTGGGGATTCGGTCGGCCGGGCGCTGCGCATGCTGCTGCAACCGGCCACGCGTCGCGAGATCGTCGCGCGGATGCTGCGCAACCTGAAGGCGATCTATCTGCAAACCGAGCGTTGGCAACGACTGCTCGCGGTGCAACAGCGGCTCGTCATTCTGCTGCCGGACAATATCGAGGAAGTGCGCGATCGCGGTTTCGCGTATGCGCGGCTCGACTATCTGCGGCCCGCGCTCGAGGACCTCGAAAGCTACCTCGGGGATCGCCCCGATGCGGAAGACGCCACCGTGGTCGAGTCGCAGCTGCATGAATTGCGGCAGCGCACGCGGCACGATGGCGGCGAATAG
- a CDS encoding 3-hydroxyacyl-CoA dehydrogenase, with translation MEIRDNVFLITGGASGLGAATARLLVENGGKVVLADLNLDAGEALAKELGGVFVKCDVSREEDAQQAVEAATKLGVLRGLVNCAGVAPAAKTVGKDGPHSLDLFTRTISINLIGTFNMIRLAAAQMSKNEPNANGERGVIINTASVAAFDGQIGQAAYSASKGGVVSMTLPIARDLSRNAIRVMTIAPGLFETPMLLGMPQEVQDALGAMVPFPPRLGKPAEYAMLAKQIFDNPMLNGEVIRLDGAIRMQPK, from the coding sequence ATGGAAATTCGTGACAACGTGTTCCTGATCACCGGCGGTGCATCAGGGCTCGGCGCTGCCACCGCGCGCCTGCTGGTCGAGAACGGTGGCAAGGTCGTGCTCGCCGACCTGAATCTGGACGCGGGCGAGGCGCTCGCCAAGGAGCTCGGCGGCGTATTCGTCAAATGCGACGTGAGCCGGGAAGAGGACGCGCAACAAGCCGTCGAAGCCGCGACGAAGCTCGGCGTGCTGCGCGGACTCGTCAACTGCGCGGGCGTCGCGCCGGCCGCGAAGACCGTCGGCAAGGATGGCCCCCACTCGCTCGATCTGTTCACGCGCACGATCTCGATCAACCTGATCGGCACGTTCAACATGATCCGGCTCGCCGCCGCGCAGATGTCGAAGAACGAGCCGAACGCCAACGGCGAGCGCGGCGTGATCATCAACACCGCATCGGTCGCCGCGTTCGACGGCCAGATCGGCCAGGCGGCCTACTCCGCGTCGAAAGGCGGCGTGGTCAGCATGACCCTGCCGATCGCGCGCGACCTGTCGCGCAACGCGATCCGCGTGATGACGATCGCCCCCGGCCTCTTCGAAACGCCCATGCTGCTCGGCATGCCACAGGAAGTGCAGGACGCGCTCGGCGCAATGGTGCCGTTCCCCCCGCGTCTGGGCAAACCGGCCGAATACGCGATGCTCGCCAAGCAGATCTTCGACAATCCGATGCTGAACGGCGAGGTGATTCGGCTGGACGGCGCGATCCGTATGCAGCCGAAGTGA
- the adk gene encoding adenylate kinase: MRLILLGAPGAGKGTQANFIKEKFGIPQISTGDMLRAAVKAGTPLGLEAKRFMDAGELVTDELIINLVKERLQQPDCANGYLFDGFPRTIPQAEAMKQAGVAIDYVLEIDVPFDEIIVRMSGRRSHPASGRTYHVTFNPPKVEGIDDVTGEPLIQRDDDKEETVKKRLEVYESQTKPLIEYYNGWAKNGDASSSVKAPQYRRISGLGSVDEIRARAFDALK, encoded by the coding sequence ATGCGTTTGATCCTGTTGGGTGCACCGGGTGCTGGCAAAGGCACTCAGGCCAACTTCATCAAGGAAAAGTTCGGCATCCCTCAAATTTCGACCGGCGACATGCTGCGCGCGGCCGTCAAGGCTGGTACGCCGCTCGGCCTCGAAGCAAAGCGCTTCATGGACGCCGGCGAGCTGGTCACGGATGAGTTGATCATCAACCTCGTGAAGGAACGTCTGCAGCAGCCGGACTGCGCGAACGGCTATCTGTTCGACGGCTTCCCGCGCACGATTCCGCAAGCCGAAGCAATGAAGCAGGCCGGTGTCGCGATCGACTACGTGCTCGAGATCGACGTGCCGTTCGACGAGATCATCGTGCGCATGAGCGGCCGCCGCTCGCACCCCGCGTCGGGCCGCACGTATCACGTGACGTTCAACCCGCCGAAGGTCGAAGGCATCGACGACGTGACTGGCGAGCCGCTGATCCAGCGCGACGACGACAAGGAAGAAACGGTCAAGAAGCGTCTGGAAGTGTACGAATCGCAAACCAAGCCGCTGATCGAGTACTACAACGGCTGGGCGAAGAACGGCGATGCGTCGAGCTCGGTGAAGGCGCCCCAATATCGCCGCATTTCGGGCCTCGGCAGCGTCGATGAAATTCGCGCCCGTGCGTTCGATGCGCTGAAGTAA
- the kdsB gene encoding 3-deoxy-manno-octulosonate cytidylyltransferase — MIQPTPYPFIAVVPARLASTRLPNKPLADIGGKPMVVRVAERARESGAQQVLVASDAQEVLDTAHDHGFDAVLTRADHPSGTDRLAEVATRFGWSDDTIVVNVQGDEPLIDPALVRGVAAHLATTSDCAIATAAHPITDPAEIFNPNVVKVVPDARGVALYFSRAPIPWARDAWQPHWPNVASMPAPPAPTAVYRHIGLYAYRAKFLRTYPSLAISPIEQVEALEQLRAMWHGERIAVLVTHDVPLPGVDTPADLTRVRALFGS, encoded by the coding sequence ATGATCCAACCCACCCCTTATCCGTTTATTGCCGTCGTGCCGGCCCGTCTGGCGTCGACGCGTCTGCCCAACAAGCCGCTCGCGGACATCGGCGGCAAACCGATGGTCGTGCGCGTCGCCGAGCGCGCGCGCGAATCGGGCGCGCAGCAGGTGCTGGTCGCGTCGGACGCGCAGGAAGTGCTCGACACGGCGCACGACCACGGCTTCGACGCGGTCCTCACGCGCGCCGACCATCCGTCGGGCACTGACCGTCTCGCGGAAGTGGCGACGCGCTTCGGGTGGAGCGACGACACGATCGTCGTCAACGTGCAGGGCGACGAGCCGCTGATCGACCCGGCGCTGGTGCGCGGCGTCGCCGCGCATCTGGCAACGACGAGCGACTGCGCGATCGCGACGGCCGCCCATCCGATCACCGATCCCGCCGAAATTTTCAATCCGAACGTCGTCAAGGTCGTGCCCGATGCGCGCGGCGTCGCGCTGTATTTCTCGCGCGCGCCGATCCCGTGGGCGCGCGACGCATGGCAGCCGCACTGGCCCAACGTCGCGTCGATGCCGGCGCCGCCCGCACCCACCGCCGTATACCGGCACATCGGACTGTACGCGTATCGCGCGAAATTTCTGCGCACGTACCCGAGTCTCGCGATCTCGCCGATCGAACAGGTCGAAGCGCTCGAACAGCTGCGCGCGATGTGGCATGGCGAGCGCATCGCAGTACTCGTCACGCACGACGTGCCGTTGCCGGGCGTCGATACCCCCGCCGATCTCACGCGCGTACGGGCTTTATTCGGGTCTTGA
- a CDS encoding Trm112 family protein, with the protein MDARLLEILVCPICKGPLSYDRAAQELICNADKLAYPIRDGIPVMLVDEARQTVEGTPVDLNPGSVA; encoded by the coding sequence GTGGACGCTCGCCTGCTTGAAATCCTCGTTTGCCCGATCTGCAAGGGCCCGCTCAGCTACGACCGCGCCGCGCAGGAACTGATCTGCAACGCGGACAAGCTCGCCTATCCGATCCGCGACGGCATTCCCGTGATGCTCGTCGACGAAGCGCGGCAGACCGTCGAAGGCACGCCGGTCGATCTGAATCCCGGCTCGGTCGCCTGA
- the lpxK gene encoding tetraacyldisaccharide 4'-kinase encodes MSELSDRLAARLAREWQQRGPLAWALTPLACVFGAVAAARRAAFSQGWLKSVRVGVPVVVVGNVTVGGTGKTPTVIALVEALRTADFTPGIVSRGYGARVSTPTQVTPGSSARVGGDEPLLIARRTGAPVWVCPDRVAAAQALCAAHRDVDVIVSDDGLQHYRLARDVELVVFDHRLGGNGFLLPAGPLREPLSRRRDATLINDPYARTLPAWPNTFALQLAPADAWHLDNPALRRPLAQFASQRVLAAAGIGAPERFFATVRAAGIAPTTRALPDHYAFERNPFTDVDADAILITEKDAVKLGAWHDARIWVVPVEAALDHRLTALVVEKVRGRSPA; translated from the coding sequence ATGAGCGAACTCAGCGACCGTCTCGCAGCGCGCCTCGCGCGCGAATGGCAGCAACGCGGCCCGCTCGCGTGGGCGCTGACGCCGCTCGCCTGCGTGTTCGGCGCGGTCGCGGCCGCGCGCCGCGCCGCGTTTTCGCAAGGCTGGCTGAAGTCGGTGCGCGTCGGCGTGCCGGTGGTGGTGGTCGGCAACGTGACGGTTGGGGGCACCGGCAAGACGCCGACCGTCATCGCGCTCGTCGAAGCGTTGCGCACCGCGGACTTCACGCCTGGCATCGTGTCGCGCGGCTACGGCGCGCGCGTGAGCACGCCGACCCAGGTCACGCCCGGTTCTTCGGCGCGCGTCGGCGGGGACGAACCGTTGCTGATCGCGCGCCGCACCGGCGCACCCGTATGGGTCTGTCCCGATCGCGTCGCCGCCGCGCAGGCGCTGTGCGCTGCGCATCGCGACGTCGACGTGATCGTCAGCGACGACGGCTTGCAGCACTACCGCCTCGCGCGCGACGTCGAACTCGTCGTGTTCGATCACCGGCTCGGCGGCAACGGCTTCCTGCTGCCGGCCGGGCCACTGCGCGAGCCGTTGTCGCGCCGCCGCGACGCGACGCTGATCAATGATCCGTACGCGCGCACGCTGCCCGCGTGGCCGAACACGTTCGCACTGCAGCTCGCGCCCGCCGACGCGTGGCATCTCGACAATCCCGCACTGCGCCGCCCGCTCGCGCAATTCGCCAGTCAACGCGTGCTGGCCGCGGCCGGCATCGGCGCGCCGGAACGCTTCTTCGCGACAGTGCGCGCGGCCGGCATCGCGCCCACGACGCGCGCACTGCCCGATCACTACGCGTTCGAGCGCAATCCGTTCACCGACGTCGACGCCGACGCGATCCTGATTACCGAAAAGGATGCGGTAAAATTGGGGGCCTGGCACGACGCGCGCATCTGGGTAGTCCCGGTCGAAGCCGCGCTTGATCACCGCCTCACTGCATTAGTTGTGGAGAAAGTCCGTGGACGCTCGCCTGCTTGA
- the xseA gene encoding exodeoxyribonuclease VII large subunit translates to MNPENPFASAATPGGEVVVPVSALNRAIGTMLERSFPLVWVAGEVSNFTRAASGHWYFSIKDAQAQMRCVMFRGRAQYAEFMPREGDRIEVRALVTMYEPRGELQLNVEAVRRTGQGRLYEAFLRLKAQLEAEGLFAVERKRALPTHPRAIGIVTSLQAAALRDVLTTLSRRAPHIPVIVYPAPVQGSGVSAKLAAMVETAGARREVDVLIVCRGGGSIEDLWAFNEEVLARAIAESVIPVVSGVGHETDFTIADFAADVRAPTPTGAAELVSPQRVMLLRELDHRHATLARAFGRMMERRAQQLDWLARRLVSPAERLARQRTHLQQLRVRLVSAGARPVRDARARFSLLQMRWQRWRPDLAAERTRVDTLAQRLNAALSRQHERQVARIDMLRARLEVLSPQRTLERGYAAVLDAQSGRAIRTPSSLKPGRRLTMHLAEGSADVALADVQARLTEGF, encoded by the coding sequence ATGAACCCCGAAAATCCTTTTGCTTCTGCGGCCACACCAGGCGGTGAGGTCGTCGTTCCCGTCTCCGCGCTCAATCGCGCGATCGGCACGATGCTCGAACGCTCGTTTCCACTCGTATGGGTCGCGGGCGAAGTGTCGAACTTCACGCGCGCTGCGAGTGGTCACTGGTATTTCTCGATCAAGGACGCACAGGCGCAGATGCGCTGTGTGATGTTCCGCGGTCGCGCGCAGTACGCCGAATTCATGCCGCGCGAAGGCGATCGCATCGAAGTGCGCGCCCTCGTGACGATGTACGAACCGCGCGGTGAATTGCAACTGAATGTCGAAGCGGTGCGCCGCACCGGTCAGGGGCGTCTGTACGAAGCGTTCCTGCGGTTGAAGGCGCAACTCGAAGCCGAAGGGTTGTTCGCCGTCGAGCGCAAACGCGCACTGCCGACGCATCCTCGCGCGATCGGTATCGTCACATCGTTGCAGGCGGCCGCATTGCGCGACGTACTGACGACGCTGTCGCGCCGCGCGCCGCATATTCCGGTGATCGTTTATCCGGCGCCGGTGCAGGGTTCGGGCGTCAGCGCGAAACTGGCGGCGATGGTCGAGACGGCTGGCGCCCGCCGCGAGGTCGACGTGCTGATCGTGTGTCGCGGCGGCGGCTCGATCGAAGATCTGTGGGCCTTCAACGAAGAAGTGCTCGCGCGCGCGATTGCGGAAAGCGTGATACCGGTGGTGAGCGGCGTCGGCCACGAGACCGATTTCACGATCGCCGATTTCGCCGCCGACGTACGTGCGCCGACGCCAACCGGTGCCGCCGAACTCGTGAGTCCGCAGCGCGTCATGCTGCTGCGCGAACTCGATCATCGGCACGCGACGCTTGCGCGTGCGTTCGGCCGCATGATGGAGCGGCGCGCGCAGCAGCTCGACTGGCTGGCGCGCCGGCTCGTGTCGCCGGCCGAGCGGCTCGCGCGGCAGCGTACGCATTTGCAGCAATTGCGCGTGCGGCTCGTGTCGGCGGGCGCGCGGCCGGTGCGGGACGCTCGAGCGCGCTTCTCGCTGCTGCAGATGCGCTGGCAGCGCTGGCGTCCGGATCTCGCGGCCGAGCGCACGCGCGTCGACACGCTGGCGCAGCGCCTGAATGCGGCGCTATCGCGCCAGCATGAACGTCAGGTCGCGCGTATCGACATGCTCCGCGCGCGACTCGAAGTGCTGAGTCCACAGCGCACGCTCGAGCGCGGTTATGCGGCCGTGCTCGACGCGCAAAGCGGGCGGGCGATTCGCACGCCGTCGTCGCTGAAACCCGGACGTCGTTTGACGATGCATCTCGCCGAAGGGTCGGCCGACGTCGCGCTCGCCGACGTGCAGGCGCGTCTGACCGAGGGCTTCTGA
- the sodB gene encoding superoxide dismutase [Fe], translating to MEHTLPPLPFAKNALAPHMSEETLEFHYGKHHQTYVTNLNNLIKGTEFENLSLEEIVKKSSGGIFNNSAQVWNHTFFWNSLSPQGGGAPTGALADAINAKWGSFDKFKEEFAKTAVGTFGSGWAWLVKKADGSLDLVSTSNAATPLTTDAKALLTIDVWEHAYYIDYRNARPKFVEAYWNIVNWDFAAKNFA from the coding sequence ATGGAACATACGCTCCCGCCGCTGCCGTTTGCGAAAAACGCGCTCGCTCCGCACATGTCGGAAGAGACGCTCGAGTTTCACTATGGCAAGCATCACCAGACCTATGTGACCAACCTGAACAATCTGATCAAGGGCACGGAGTTCGAGAACCTGTCGCTGGAAGAGATCGTCAAGAAGTCGTCGGGCGGTATCTTCAACAATTCGGCTCAGGTGTGGAACCACACGTTCTTCTGGAACAGCCTGTCGCCGCAAGGTGGCGGCGCACCGACCGGCGCGCTCGCTGACGCGATCAACGCGAAGTGGGGTTCGTTCGACAAGTTCAAGGAAGAGTTTGCGAAGACCGCGGTCGGCACGTTCGGCTCGGGCTGGGCATGGCTCGTGAAGAAGGCCGATGGTTCGCTCGACCTCGTGTCGACGAGCAACGCCGCCACGCCGCTCACCACCGACGCCAAGGCTCTGCTGACGATCGACGTCTGGGAGCACGCTTACTACATCGACTATCGCAATGCGCGTCCGAAGTTCGTCGAAGCGTACTGGAACATCGTCAACTGGGACTTCGCGGCGAAGAACTTCGCTTGA
- a CDS encoding glycine zipper family protein — protein sequence MISSNKTISLAISAAVIAPALGGCAVAPPSGPSIAAMPRAGEPLSQFQQNDYACRDYANQTTNPSGAAQAATTNSVNSAALGTLGGAAVGALLGAAAGNAGAGAAIGAGSGLLIGGANGANGAQYSAAGMQARYDTAYAQCMTSKGETIAQPQPYYSTQPVYVAPRPYYYAPPPPVMYAPYPAY from the coding sequence ATGATTTCCAGCAATAAAACGATCAGCCTGGCGATTTCCGCCGCAGTCATCGCGCCCGCGTTAGGCGGTTGCGCAGTGGCGCCACCGAGCGGCCCGAGCATAGCCGCGATGCCGCGCGCCGGCGAGCCGCTCAGCCAGTTCCAACAGAACGACTACGCGTGTCGCGACTACGCGAATCAAACGACAAATCCGTCCGGCGCTGCGCAGGCTGCCACCACGAACAGCGTGAACAGCGCGGCGCTCGGCACGCTCGGCGGCGCGGCGGTCGGCGCGCTGCTCGGCGCCGCGGCGGGCAACGCCGGCGCGGGCGCGGCGATCGGGGCGGGCAGCGGCCTGCTGATCGGTGGCGCGAACGGTGCGAATGGCGCCCAGTACTCGGCGGCCGGCATGCAGGCACGCTATGACACCGCCTACGCCCAGTGCATGACATCGAAGGGCGAGACGATCGCTCAGCCGCAGCCTTATTATTCGACGCAGCCGGTGTATGTCGCGCCCCGTCCTTACTACTACGCACCGCCTCCGCCCGTCATGTATGCGCCTTATCCGGCTTACTGA
- a CDS encoding NYN domain-containing protein, protein MASSNENVSMALFCDFENVALGVRDAKYDKFDIKLVLERLLLKGSIVVKKAYCDWDRYKSFKGAMHEANFELIEIPHVRQSGKNSADIRLVVDALDLCYTKSHVNTFVIISGDSDFSPLVSKLRENAKQVIGVGVQQSTSDLLIANCDEFFFYDDLVRESQRAVARRESSRQQQSAQQAAKRAADEEKAPPKEDLEKRRSKAVEIAVQTFDALASERGDSGKIWASVLKNAIKRRKPDFNETYYGFRAFGNLLEEAQARGLLEFGRDEKSGAYVYRSTAVNVASEAASETIGETAAESAETGSAESASAEQAAEHSYQAQAAQAAASEPGGKHKSRRKDRANRKAGRGQEAPHGKRGHHETTDEEPAAGVPALTEHAQPAEQLQRQEPREHAPLPDEFVVKPIAEETEARAVKAAADTAAEQGVFGQEIEQTADSDQLAQRESAKKRASRKTAAKKVKKSTPRTIEEVPEIAAPAEAPAPAVDSEEGSEAARKAARKTASRSRRPRKAAATDSTE, encoded by the coding sequence ATGGCGTCATCCAACGAAAACGTCAGCATGGCGCTGTTCTGCGACTTCGAGAATGTCGCGCTTGGCGTGCGCGATGCGAAATACGACAAGTTCGATATCAAGCTTGTACTCGAGCGCCTGCTGCTGAAGGGCAGCATCGTCGTCAAGAAGGCGTATTGCGACTGGGATCGCTACAAGAGTTTCAAAGGGGCCATGCACGAGGCCAATTTTGAGTTGATCGAGATTCCTCATGTGCGCCAATCGGGCAAGAATTCCGCCGACATTCGGCTTGTCGTCGATGCGCTCGATCTCTGTTATACGAAATCGCACGTCAATACGTTCGTCATCATCAGTGGTGATTCGGATTTTTCGCCGCTCGTGTCGAAGCTGCGCGAGAACGCCAAACAGGTCATCGGCGTCGGTGTGCAGCAGTCCACCTCGGATTTGCTGATTGCGAACTGCGACGAGTTCTTCTTTTACGACGATCTCGTACGCGAAAGTCAGCGCGCAGTCGCGAGGCGCGAATCGTCGCGCCAGCAGCAGAGCGCGCAGCAGGCAGCCAAACGTGCGGCTGATGAAGAGAAAGCCCCGCCGAAGGAAGATCTGGAGAAGCGTCGCAGCAAGGCCGTTGAAATTGCGGTGCAGACGTTCGACGCGCTCGCTTCCGAACGTGGCGACAGCGGCAAGATCTGGGCGTCCGTGCTGAAGAACGCGATCAAACGGCGCAAACCGGACTTCAACGAAACGTATTACGGGTTTCGCGCTTTCGGCAATCTGCTGGAAGAGGCGCAGGCGCGCGGGCTGCTCGAATTCGGCCGCGATGAAAAATCAGGCGCGTACGTTTATCGAAGCACGGCTGTGAACGTCGCGAGCGAAGCAGCCAGTGAAACTATCGGCGAAACCGCGGCAGAGTCTGCCGAAACGGGGTCGGCTGAGTCGGCGTCGGCTGAACAGGCGGCCGAACATTCGTATCAAGCGCAGGCGGCGCAAGCGGCCGCGTCCGAGCCGGGCGGCAAGCACAAGTCGCGTCGCAAGGACCGCGCCAACCGCAAGGCGGGGCGGGGACAGGAGGCCCCGCACGGCAAGCGCGGTCACCACGAAACGACTGATGAAGAACCTGCGGCTGGCGTTCCTGCTCTCACCGAACACGCGCAGCCCGCCGAGCAGCTCCAGCGACAGGAGCCGCGTGAACACGCGCCGCTCCCAGATGAGTTCGTCGTTAAACCGATAGCTGAAGAGACCGAAGCTCGCGCTGTAAAAGCGGCAGCGGATACAGCCGCTGAACAAGGCGTCTTCGGTCAAGAAATCGAGCAGACCGCCGACAGCGACCAACTCGCACAGCGTGAAAGCGCCAAAAAGCGCGCATCCCGCAAAACGGCCGCGAAGAAAGTGAAGAAAAGTACGCCGCGCACCATCGAGGAAGTCCCTGAGATCGCGGCGCCGGCCGAAGCCCCTGCTCCAGCAGTCGATTCGGAAGAAGGATCTGAGGCCGCCAGGAAGGCCGCCCGTAAAACTGCGTCTCGCAGCCGTCGTCCGCGCAAAGCGGCGGCGACGGACAGCACGGAGTAA
- the clpP gene encoding ATP-dependent Clp endopeptidase proteolytic subunit ClpP, producing MPSSYPSVSALGLVPTVIEQSGRGERAYDIYSRLLRERIVFLVGPVNEQSASLIVAQLLFLESENPDKDISFYINSPGGSVYDGLAIYDTMQFIKPEVSTLCTGFAASMGTFLLTAGQRGKRYALPNARIMIHQPSGGGQGTAADIEIQAKEVLYVRARLNAMMAERTGRSIEDIARDTDRDNFMSALEAREYGLIDDVLEARATWNNAGRRDTL from the coding sequence ATGCCTTCCAGTTACCCGTCTGTCTCCGCCCTGGGCCTCGTGCCCACGGTGATCGAACAATCCGGCCGGGGCGAGCGCGCCTATGACATCTATTCCCGCCTGCTGCGCGAGCGCATCGTGTTTCTTGTCGGGCCCGTGAACGAGCAGTCAGCCAGTCTGATCGTCGCACAATTGCTGTTTCTCGAATCGGAGAACCCCGACAAGGATATTTCTTTTTACATCAACTCGCCCGGCGGCTCGGTGTATGACGGCCTCGCGATTTACGACACCATGCAGTTCATCAAGCCGGAGGTCTCGACCTTGTGCACGGGCTTTGCCGCGAGCATGGGCACTTTTCTGCTCACCGCGGGCCAACGCGGCAAACGGTATGCGCTACCGAATGCCCGCATCATGATTCACCAGCCTTCCGGCGGTGGTCAGGGCACCGCAGCGGACATCGAAATCCAGGCGAAGGAGGTGCTGTATGTGCGAGCGCGTCTCAATGCGATGATGGCCGAGCGCACCGGACGCAGCATCGAAGATATCGCGCGCGATACCGACCGCGACAACTTCATGTCGGCGCTCGAAGCGAGGGAGTACGGATTGATCGATGACGTGCTGGAAGCTCGCGCGACGTGGAACAACGCAGGTCGTCGCGACACCCTGTAA